From Vicinamibacteria bacterium:
GCGCTCACGCGCCGAAGAAGTGCGTTCGACTCTCGCTCGAGACGGTGCCGCCGAGGGTGTGGAGCTCCACTCGACGGAAAGCTTTTTCCGCGGCAGCCAGCTTCCCGAAGCGGGGCGATCCGCGGCCGTGGCGGTCCGAGCCTTCGAGCTCGAGCCCGACGTCTTTTCCGAGCCTCTTCCTGCGGCCAACGGCTTCGTCATCCTCAAAGTCGTCGAGAAAACGGGATTCTCGCCGGGAGAATTCGACGCCCAGGTGGCCGATTTCAGAGAGCAGATCCTGAACGAGGAGCGACTTCGCGTCTGGAACGCCTTCGTGTCCGGCCTCACGTCGCGCTACGAGGTCCAGATCGACTGGCAAACGATACGCTCGTTGACGGGATAGAGAAAGGAGCTGCCTCACGATGAAGCTCGACCTGCGCGAAAAAGAAGGAATCTCGATTCTCGTCCTCGGCGGACAACTCACCGGCGGAGGGGGAGACGAGCAGTTTCGTGAAGCCATCGATACCCTGCTGGCCTCGGGTCGAAATCGCATCCTCGTCGATTTCACCGACGTGGCTTTCATGGACAGCGCGGGGATGGGCGAGCTGGTCTCGGGACATCGCACGGTGCAGCGGTTCGGCGGGAACCTCAAGATCCTCAACCCGACCAAGCGGGTGCACAACTCGCTGACGATGGCAAAACTCCTGCCGATCTTCGAGATCTTCGACGACGAGGACGCCGCGGTAAAAAGCTTCCACGGTTGAGCGATCTCAGTTCGCGCTCGCCTGAAGCCCGTCGACGAAGCGGCGCCGCCATTGGTGAATGTCGTTTTCCCGAAGCACCTTCATCATCGAAGCCCACCGTCTCTTGCGCTCGTCGAGCGGCATCGAGATCGCCCGATGCAGCCCTTCGGCCAAGCCGTCTACATCGTGGGGATTGACGAGGATGGCGGTCTCGAGCTCGCGGGCGGCTCCGGCGAGCTCGGACAAGAGCAGCACGCCGGGTGAGTCCGGATCCTGCGCGGCGACGAACTCCTTGGCCACGAGGTTCATGCCGTCTCGTAGCGGCGTCACGAATCCGACTTCCGCGATCGAAAGGAAGCCGACGATCGCCGTCCGGGCGTAGCCCTTGTTCAGGTATCGAATCGGCACCCAATCGTACTCGGCGAATCTTCCGTTGATCTCACCCGCCACGGCGTTGAGCTCCCGCCTCATGCTCTTGTACTCGGGCACGTCGCCGCGCGACGGCGGAGCCACCTGCATGAAGATGACGGTCTGGCGGAGCTCCGGGTAATTGACCAGCAGTCTTTCGAAGGCTCGGAAACGCTCGGTGAGGCCCTTGCTGTAATCGAGCCGATCGACCCCGATGATCAAACGCCGCCCGCGGAGACTATCGACGAGG
This genomic window contains:
- a CDS encoding STAS domain-containing protein, coding for MKLDLREKEGISILVLGGQLTGGGGDEQFREAIDTLLASGRNRILVDFTDVAFMDSAGMGELVSGHRTVQRFGGNLKILNPTKRVHNSLTMAKLLPIFEIFDDEDAAVKSFHG